One genomic segment of Bradyrhizobium diazoefficiens includes these proteins:
- a CDS encoding M20 family metallopeptidase — protein sequence MTRADAIARARDDFKSGAFLAELDRRVGFKTESQNASRGPELRAYLEQEMMPSFAALDFTSRLVESPSGKAPFLFAEHHESATAPTVLIYGHGDVVDGMEGEWREGRDPWRTTVAGARLYGRGTADNKGQHSINMAALRAVREARGGKLGFNAKFIVEMGEEIGSPDLGKVCDLNRETLKADLFMASDGPRLSADRPTLFLGCRGGIRIHLDVNLRDGGHHSGNWGGVLANPATILVNAISSLVDGHGRLQLDALKPPRLTNQIRSYLADVQVIPTEDEPALAENWGEEGLSAAERLYAWNTLEVLAMSSGNIEKPANAIPGHASAVLQLRFVVGTKIDGLIEAVRAHLVQKGFPMVEVRAAQSFAASRTDFDSPWIKWAADSVQETTGKAPAVLPNFGGSLPNDVFSEILGLPTIWVPHSYPGCSQHAPNEHILLPLTEEALTVMAGLFWDLGELPGPLS from the coding sequence ATGACCAGAGCCGACGCCATCGCCCGCGCCCGGGACGACTTCAAATCCGGCGCCTTCCTCGCCGAGCTCGACCGCCGCGTCGGCTTCAAGACCGAGAGCCAGAATGCCTCGCGTGGCCCCGAACTGCGCGCCTATCTGGAACAGGAGATGATGCCTTCTTTCGCCGCGCTCGACTTTACGAGCCGCCTGGTCGAATCTCCGAGCGGCAAAGCGCCGTTCCTGTTCGCCGAGCATCACGAGAGCGCAACGGCGCCGACCGTGCTGATCTACGGCCACGGCGACGTCGTCGACGGCATGGAAGGCGAGTGGCGCGAGGGGCGCGATCCCTGGCGCACGACGGTTGCGGGTGCGCGGCTCTACGGCCGCGGCACCGCCGACAACAAGGGCCAACACAGCATCAACATGGCGGCGCTGCGCGCAGTGCGCGAGGCTCGCGGCGGCAAGCTCGGCTTCAACGCCAAATTCATCGTCGAGATGGGCGAGGAGATCGGCTCGCCTGATTTAGGCAAAGTCTGCGACCTCAACCGCGAGACGCTCAAGGCCGACCTGTTCATGGCCTCCGACGGGCCGCGCCTGTCGGCCGACCGCCCCACGCTGTTCCTGGGATGCCGCGGCGGCATCCGCATTCATCTCGACGTGAATTTGCGCGACGGCGGGCATCATTCCGGCAATTGGGGCGGTGTGCTCGCCAACCCCGCGACCATCCTGGTCAACGCGATCTCCTCGCTGGTCGACGGCCACGGCCGTCTCCAGCTCGACGCCCTGAAGCCGCCACGGCTCACCAACCAGATCCGCTCCTATCTCGCCGACGTGCAGGTGATCCCGACAGAGGACGAGCCGGCGCTGGCGGAAAACTGGGGTGAGGAGGGTCTGTCGGCGGCCGAGCGGCTCTACGCTTGGAACACGCTCGAAGTGCTGGCGATGTCGTCGGGCAATATCGAGAAGCCTGCCAACGCCATTCCCGGCCATGCCAGTGCCGTACTGCAGCTGCGTTTCGTGGTGGGCACGAAGATTGATGGCCTGATCGAGGCCGTCCGCGCTCATCTGGTTCAGAAGGGCTTTCCGATGGTCGAGGTGCGGGCGGCGCAGAGCTTTGCCGCCTCGCGCACCGATTTTGACAGCCCCTGGATCAAATGGGCGGCGGATTCGGTGCAAGAGACCACCGGCAAGGCGCCGGCGGTGCTGCCGAATTTCGGCGGCTCGCTGCCCAATGACGTGTTTTCCGAGATTCTCGGCCTGCCGACGATCTGGGTCCCGCACTCCTATCCCGGCTGCTCCCAGCATGCGCCCAATGAGCACATCCTGCTGCCGTTGACCGAAGAGGCCTTGACGGTGATGGCCGGGCTGTTCTGGGATCTCGGGGAATTGCCAGGACCGCTGAGCTGA
- a CDS encoding thiamine pyrophosphate-binding protein — MKNKITGRSAFLALLKDEGITHLFGNPGTTELPIMHALKDHPDLTYVMAMQESLVVAIADGYSRASGKLVACNVHVAPGLGNAMGSLYNAQFTGTPMILTAGQQEQGHGLMEPVLYGPLVRMAEPLVKWAVEVTRLEDLPRIVRRAAKVAMTPPTGPVFISLPGDILNSEAGIDLGRSTRIDARTRPSDEALRAFAARLLKAERPVVVTMDEVVKSDALKEAAELAELLGAAAYQSSTPYGAHFLSESPSFMGTLARVQKAARDTLASYDLLIALGGDPLRMSVYSEVDALPDGLAIVQIGLADWEMAKNYGAEIALKADVKETLRAVIPVLKEMGGAALASRSKQRLAELAPKNWSARRAALVEQIGKSAGRMPIDPDFLVLQMVEAMPDHAILVDEGLTSSRQITALRPHRHRYGYHGLASGGIGWGLPASVGASIANPDSPVVCFSGDGSAMYSIQSLWTAAHHKLPLNVVIANNGGYRIIKQRLLAFHGDDNYVGMDFVDPPVDFAGVAKALGCEAIELSDPRELKAALSSAFGRPGTKLIEVMVDGRV, encoded by the coding sequence ATGAAGAACAAGATCACCGGCCGTTCCGCCTTTCTCGCGCTGCTCAAGGACGAGGGCATCACGCATTTGTTCGGCAATCCCGGCACCACCGAGCTGCCGATCATGCATGCGCTGAAGGACCATCCTGACCTCACTTATGTGATGGCGATGCAGGAGAGCCTGGTGGTGGCGATCGCCGACGGCTACAGCCGCGCCTCGGGAAAACTGGTCGCCTGCAATGTCCATGTCGCGCCCGGCCTCGGCAACGCCATGGGCTCGCTCTACAACGCCCAGTTCACGGGCACGCCGATGATCCTGACCGCCGGCCAGCAGGAGCAGGGCCACGGCCTGATGGAGCCGGTGCTCTATGGCCCGCTGGTGCGCATGGCCGAGCCGCTGGTGAAATGGGCGGTCGAGGTGACGCGGCTAGAGGATCTGCCGCGCATCGTGCGCCGCGCCGCCAAGGTGGCGATGACGCCGCCGACCGGGCCGGTGTTCATCTCACTGCCCGGCGACATTCTCAACAGCGAAGCGGGCATCGATCTAGGCCGCTCCACGCGTATCGATGCGCGCACAAGACCGTCGGATGAAGCACTCAGGGCTTTTGCCGCGCGCCTACTGAAGGCCGAACGTCCTGTCGTCGTCACCATGGATGAGGTGGTCAAGAGCGATGCGCTGAAGGAAGCCGCCGAACTCGCCGAGCTGCTCGGCGCCGCGGCCTACCAGTCCTCGACGCCCTATGGCGCGCATTTCCTCTCGGAGAGCCCAAGCTTCATGGGCACGCTGGCGCGGGTGCAGAAGGCCGCGCGCGATACATTGGCGTCCTACGATCTGCTGATCGCGCTCGGCGGCGATCCCTTGCGGATGTCCGTCTACAGCGAGGTCGATGCGCTGCCGGACGGCCTTGCGATCGTACAGATCGGCCTGGCCGACTGGGAAATGGCCAAGAATTACGGCGCCGAGATCGCGCTGAAGGCGGACGTGAAGGAGACGCTGCGCGCGGTGATCCCGGTGCTGAAGGAGATGGGCGGCGCGGCGCTCGCAAGCCGCTCCAAGCAGCGCCTTGCCGAGCTTGCGCCGAAGAACTGGAGCGCCCGCCGCGCCGCTTTGGTCGAGCAGATCGGTAAGAGCGCCGGCCGTATGCCGATCGATCCAGATTTCCTGGTGTTGCAAATGGTCGAGGCGATGCCCGACCACGCGATCCTCGTCGACGAAGGCCTCACCTCCAGCCGCCAGATCACGGCGCTGCGTCCGCACCGCCACCGCTATGGCTATCACGGCCTTGCCTCGGGCGGTATCGGCTGGGGGCTGCCGGCGTCGGTCGGCGCCAGCATCGCCAATCCGGATAGCCCGGTCGTGTGCTTCTCCGGCGACGGCAGCGCGATGTATTCGATCCAGTCGCTGTGGACGGCGGCTCACCACAAGCTCCCGCTCAACGTCGTCATCGCCAACAATGGCGGCTACCGCATCATCAAGCAGCGCCTGCTCGCGTTTCACGGCGATGACAATTATGTCGGCATGGATTTTGTCGATCCACCGGTGGATTTTGCGGGCGTGGCAAAAGCGCTCGGCTGCGAGGCGATCGAGCTCAGCGATCCCCGCGAGCTGAAAGCGGCGCTGTCGTCGGCGTTCGGCCGGCCGGGGACGAAGCTGATCGAGGTGATGGTGGACGGGAGAGTCTGA
- a CDS encoding amino acid ABC transporter substrate-binding protein translates to MRHFRSIGLALAATFAVSQAGAQELTGTLKNIKDTGAITLGFRDSSIPFSYLDDNQKPIGFAMDICYKIVDAVKKELKLDKLEVKLNPVTSATRIPLMANGTIDLECGSTTNNAERQKQVAFTNTHYLTASRYVFKKSSGLKSIDDLKGKTVVSTAGTTNIKQLTEANVAKGLGANIIPAKDHAEAFLMVETDRAVAFVMDDVLLASLVAGSKSPDDYVISKDAFSKPEPYGIMLRKDDAPFKKVVDAATAALYTSGEGEKIYNKWFTQKIPPKGLNLNTPISPELKHEFAKPSDSPNPDDYK, encoded by the coding sequence GTGAGACATTTCCGTAGCATTGGGCTCGCGCTCGCCGCGACCTTCGCCGTCAGCCAGGCCGGGGCCCAGGAGCTGACCGGCACGCTGAAGAACATCAAGGACACCGGCGCCATCACGCTCGGCTTCCGCGACTCCTCGATTCCGTTCTCCTATCTCGACGACAACCAGAAGCCCATCGGGTTCGCGATGGACATCTGCTACAAGATCGTCGACGCGGTGAAGAAGGAGCTCAAGCTCGACAAGCTCGAGGTCAAGCTCAACCCGGTGACGTCGGCGACCCGCATCCCGCTGATGGCCAACGGCACCATCGACCTCGAATGCGGCTCGACCACCAACAACGCCGAGCGCCAGAAGCAGGTCGCCTTCACCAACACTCACTACCTGACGGCCAGCCGCTACGTCTTCAAGAAATCGAGCGGACTGAAGTCGATCGATGACCTCAAGGGTAAGACGGTGGTCTCCACCGCCGGCACCACCAACATCAAGCAGCTTACCGAAGCCAATGTCGCCAAAGGCCTTGGCGCCAACATCATTCCGGCCAAGGACCACGCCGAAGCCTTCCTGATGGTCGAGACCGACCGCGCAGTGGCCTTCGTCATGGACGACGTTCTGCTCGCGAGCCTCGTCGCCGGTTCGAAGTCGCCGGATGACTACGTCATCTCCAAGGATGCGTTCTCCAAGCCCGAGCCCTACGGCATCATGCTGCGCAAGGACGACGCGCCGTTCAAGAAGGTGGTCGATGCGGCGACCGCCGCACTCTACACCTCCGGCGAGGGCGAGAAGATCTACAACAAGTGGTTCACACAGAAGATCCCACCGAAGGGCCTCAACCTCAACACGCCGATCTCGCCCGAATTGAAGCACGAGTTCGCAAAACCTTCGGACTCGCCGAACCCGGACGACTATAAGTAG
- a CDS encoding LLM class flavin-dependent oxidoreductase, with amino-acid sequence MAKQIRLNAFAMNCVAHQSPGLWTHPRDRTADYNRLPYWIDLAKTLERGRFDGLFLADVLGVYDVYGNSPDAALRNAAQTPSNEPLLLLSAMAAVTQNLGFGVTSNLSFEPPYPFARRMSTLDHLTEGRIGWNVVTGYLDSAARGAGKDRQTGHDDRYDIADEYMEVVYKLWEGSWEDDAVLRDRKRGIFTDPSKVHRINHESANYRINNTIHLSEPSPQRTPVLYQAGTSPRGRQFAAKHAECVFMSGPSAKIIAPRVAAIRQEAAALGRNPAEILMFSMMTIILGNTETEAKEKYADYRSHINPEGALALMSGWTGIDFSGYELDQQVRHVQNDAGRSALDNVTRGDPDRVWTVRDVIEHVGIGGAGPVVVGTPESVADKIEDWFEKTDVDGLNIAFAISPGDFEDIADMLVPQLTKRGRYKAEYAQGSLREKLFGTGRARLDAPHPAAGYRVGKKG; translated from the coding sequence ATGGCCAAACAGATCAGGCTCAACGCCTTTGCGATGAACTGCGTCGCACACCAATCACCGGGCCTGTGGACCCATCCGCGCGACCGCACCGCTGACTATAACCGCCTGCCCTACTGGATCGACCTCGCCAAAACGCTCGAGCGCGGCCGTTTCGACGGGCTGTTCCTCGCCGACGTGCTCGGCGTCTATGACGTCTATGGCAACAGTCCTGACGCAGCCTTGCGCAATGCAGCACAAACGCCGTCGAACGAGCCGCTGCTGCTGCTCTCGGCGATGGCGGCGGTGACGCAAAATCTCGGTTTCGGCGTCACCAGCAATCTGTCGTTCGAGCCGCCCTACCCGTTCGCGCGGCGGATGTCGACGCTCGATCATCTCACCGAGGGCCGGATCGGTTGGAACGTCGTCACCGGCTATCTCGACAGCGCCGCGCGCGGCGCCGGCAAGGACAGGCAGACCGGGCACGACGACCGCTACGACATTGCGGATGAATATATGGAGGTCGTCTACAAACTCTGGGAGGGAAGCTGGGAGGACGACGCCGTGCTGCGGGACCGCAAGCGCGGCATCTTCACCGATCCCTCAAAAGTGCATCGCATCAACCACGAAAGCGCGAACTACCGCATCAACAATACCATTCATCTCAGCGAGCCGTCGCCGCAGCGCACGCCCGTGCTCTACCAGGCCGGCACCTCGCCGCGCGGCCGGCAATTCGCGGCCAAGCACGCCGAATGCGTGTTCATGTCGGGGCCATCGGCCAAGATCATCGCGCCGCGCGTTGCCGCGATCCGGCAAGAGGCCGCTGCGCTCGGCCGCAACCCTGCCGAGATCCTGATGTTCTCGATGATGACAATCATCCTCGGCAATACCGAGACTGAAGCGAAAGAGAAATACGCCGACTATCGGTCGCACATCAACCCGGAAGGCGCGCTGGCCCTGATGTCGGGATGGACCGGCATCGACTTCTCCGGCTATGAACTCGACCAGCAGGTCCGCCACGTCCAGAACGATGCCGGCCGCAGCGCGCTCGACAACGTCACGCGCGGCGACCCCGATCGCGTCTGGACCGTGCGCGACGTCATCGAGCATGTCGGCATCGGCGGCGCCGGCCCGGTCGTGGTCGGCACGCCGGAAAGCGTCGCAGACAAGATCGAGGATTGGTTCGAGAAGACGGATGTCGACGGCCTCAACATTGCGTTTGCGATCTCGCCCGGCGATTTCGAGGACATCGCCGATATGCTGGTGCCGCAGCTGACCAAGCGCGGGCGGTACAAGGCGGAATACGCACAGGGCTCGCTGCGGGAGAAGCTGTTTGGCACGGGTCGCGCTCGGCTCGACGCGCCACATCCGGCGGCGGGATATCGGGTGGGGAAGAAGGGGTAG
- a CDS encoding amino acid ABC transporter permease, translating to MNYNWNWGIFFQPNPMGTGTYLDMLLSGLVLTLKTGALAWIIALITGSIVGVMRTLPSKGANWFGFAYVEFFRNMPLLVQLFLWFFVLPELLPKAAGTWLKQLPNAPFWTAAIGIGFFMSARVAVQLQAGIGSLPRGQKMAATALGLTTVQGYRYVLLPMAFRIILPPLTSEFLNTIKNTAVAITIGLLELTGQARSMQEFSFQVFEAFTAATVLYLLVNAVVVTAMRFLERWVAIPGYITGK from the coding sequence GTGAACTACAACTGGAACTGGGGAATCTTTTTCCAGCCGAACCCGATGGGGACCGGCACCTATCTCGACATGTTGCTGTCGGGACTGGTGCTGACCCTCAAGACCGGGGCGCTGGCTTGGATCATCGCGCTGATCACGGGTTCGATCGTCGGCGTGATGCGGACGCTGCCGTCGAAGGGCGCAAACTGGTTCGGCTTTGCCTATGTCGAATTTTTCCGCAACATGCCGCTGCTCGTGCAGCTCTTTCTGTGGTTCTTCGTATTGCCGGAACTGCTGCCGAAAGCCGCCGGCACCTGGCTGAAGCAGCTGCCAAACGCGCCGTTCTGGACGGCGGCGATCGGCATCGGGTTCTTCATGTCGGCCCGTGTCGCCGTGCAGTTGCAGGCTGGCATCGGATCGCTGCCGCGTGGGCAAAAGATGGCCGCAACCGCGCTGGGGCTGACGACCGTGCAGGGTTATCGCTACGTGCTGCTGCCGATGGCGTTCCGCATCATCCTGCCGCCGTTGACGTCCGAGTTTCTCAACACCATCAAGAACACGGCGGTCGCCATCACCATCGGCCTGCTCGAGCTGACCGGCCAGGCCCGCTCGATGCAGGAATTCTCGTTCCAGGTGTTCGAAGCCTTCACGGCCGCGACCGTCCTCTATCTCCTCGTCAACGCCGTCGTCGTGACCGCAATGCG